From the Terriglobia bacterium genome, the window AAACTGGCTTGGCAGATATCCCTTCTCCACCGTGCTCTTGCGGATCAGATCGGCCATATGCGAGTTGACGATGCGGAAGATCGCCGCCGCCGCTTCCTCTACACTCTGTTTGGTATACGCGCAGATATGCTCTCGAATCGCCTGACGTGCTTTCTCGGGGTAGAGCTTCATGCGCCCGCCCAGGAAAAAATCCGGATTGAGATAACCCAGGACCAGATCGGCGTCGGTCACCGTCGGGCGGGCCCCGCCTTTCCCATAGCAGGCCGGTCCAGGAATCGCGCCGGCGCCGTCCGGGCCGACATGCAAAACGCCATTGTCCGGCTCCACCCAGGCGATGCTTCCTCCCCCTGCGCCGATGGACCGTATATCGATGGTGGGAATCGCCAGATTGTATTTGTCGATGACCGGTTCGCGGGCATAAAGAGCCTGTCCGCGGGCGATCAGCCCCACATCGAAGCTGGTGCCGCCCATATCGGTGGTAATAACGTTCTCCAGGCCCAGGAGTTCCCCGAGATGTTTGGCGGCGATGACCCCGCCGATGGGCCCGGAATTCAGGGTGCGCACGCTGGTGCGCGCAGCCTGGGTCGAGGTAAGCACACCGCCCGCGCTTTGCATGATCAAGGGCGCGCTGCGCAGTCCCGCGGCCTGCAATTGCTTTGTCAGGCCTTCGAAATACGTAAGCATCGTGGGCCCGATGTAGCAGTTGATTACGGTGGTGGCGGTCCGCTCATACTCGCCGATCACCGGAACCAGCTCGCTCGACACGGTCACAAAAATTTCCGGGTGCTGCTGCTCGATCAGTTTACGGAGAAGCAGCTCATGCTCCGGCATCTTGAATGACCAGAGCAGGGAAATGGCGATCGCCTGCACTCCTTGCGCTACCAACTTAGCAACGGCGCGGCGCGCTTCCTCTTCGGCCAGGGGCACCAGGACCGCGCCCTTGTAATCCACGCGCTCGTTTACTTCCACGATGCGATCCCGGGGGACCAGCGGTTTCGGCTTGCTGAACCGCGCCGGAAACGTGAGCTCGCTTTCCCCCAGACCCGCCGTCTTCTGATGGGCCCTCCCGATGAGAATCGCGTCGCCATGGCCAACGGTTGCGATGAGACCGGTCTTGGCCCCACGCCGTGTCAGGAGTGCGTTCAGACCAACCGTTACCCCGTGGGCCAGAACGGTGACCTGCTGGAGGAAGTCGCCGAGTTTCAATTCCAACTGCAGGGCGACCGCCTCCAGTGCGTCCAGGACGCTCTGGGAGCTTCCCGTGGAGGAAGGAACCTTGCCGACCGTGACAGTTCCTGCATCGTCGATGGCCACACAGTCTGTAAACGTTCCGCCTGTGTCGATGCCTACGATGTAACGCATCCGCTGGGTCCCTTCACTCATCCGTGCGCGTGGCCGCTCCCACTTCGATTTTCTCCATGCCCAGGTCGTGTAGCACAGCGTTGGCGGTGTTAATGCCAGGAGCCGTGGTCACGCCCCCTCCGGGATGTGTCGCGGCACCTGTCAAGTATAGATTGGCGAACTGTGTGCGGTAGTTGGCCAAACCCGGCATCGGCCGGAGTCCGTACATCTGGTCCAGGGTCATATCGATATAGAAATCGCAGCCGCGCGGCAGCCCCAGGCGGCGCTCCAAGTCCAGGGGCGTGACCACGTGCCGGCCTTTCGCAATTTTACGGAAGTTCGGCACATACTGGCTCACAACTTCGAAGACACGCTCGGCATAGGCGTCCTTGATCTGGTCCCAGTGCTGACCATTGGCCAGGTCATACGGGGCGTTCTGTACAGCGAGGTGCATCGTGTGTTTGCCCGCCGGCGCCCGTGTGGGATCCAGCACGGAATGGATGAGCATCATCACCGTTGGGTTGTGGGAAGGTTTCCCCTGCGCCCCGTCCATGTAGGCTTGGTCGACATATTCGGCCGAAGGCGATATGACCGCGCATCCATTATGACAGGGTGCGGGCCCCTTGCTGGGATAGCATGCATATTCTGGCAGACCATCGAGAGGAACATGCATGGTCAGCAATACCGCCGTGGACTTCACGCGCTTCACCTTGCGCACGAACTCTTCGTCGAGGTGCTCGCGCCCGATCAACCGCAGGAATGTGGCCTTGGGATCCAGGCTGGAGATGACGATGTTACTTTGCAGTACGGTTCCGTCCGATAACTCGACTCCTGCGGCTCTGCCATTTTCGAGCAGGATTCGCTTGGCGCCATTGTTGGTGAACACCGTCCCGCCGAAATGCTTTACCGCCCGCTCCAGCGCCACACCCAGCATGCCCGACCCGCCCTTGGGAAAACGGCACCCCACCTTATGGAAACGGGCAATCATGCCGGCATTCAGCCCGGACCCGGGACTGGAAGGAGCCAGGCCCAGCTGGATGGCCCAATACGATAGCGCTCCCTTGACGTAGTCACTCTCGAACCAGTGATCGAAGACTTGCCGCGCGCTCGTCAGCGTGGACCAGACGAACTCCGCGGCGATCTCCGGCGAATCCACAAACTTCATCAGCGACAGCATCTGATCGAGCGGCGGCGGTTCGCTGAAGCTCAACGTGGACATGAGTTCGCGCAGCCCCAAAGCCCACTTGATAAACTTGGAATAGGCCTGTCCGTCGTGCTTGGAAAGCCGGCTGATTTCGGCTGCGGTCTTGTCCAGATCCCGGTAAAACATAAGATACTTTCCGTCCGGATACGGACAGAACATGAACGGATCCGCCTCGATATACTCCAAGCCGAACCTGGCGAGCTCCAGGTCCACCATAGCGGGCGAAAACTGCGTGTAGATGTGCACCGTGCTGTACGGGTCGCTGAAGTGTCCGGGAAAAAATTCTTCCGTGGCGGTTGCTCCGCCCACCTTTGCGTTCTTCTCGACGACGGCGACTTTCAACCCTTTCTTCGAGAGATAGCCTGCGCAGGTCAATCCGTTATGGCCTGCCCCGACGAGGACCACATCATATTTACCGCCGGCTTGCTTGCGATTCGTTTCCGCGTTTCCCATCGTTCCTCCGGAATTTACAACTCAAAGCCTCTTTTTTCCCGCACCGCTTGCTGCGTCCCATATCGTTCTGAACGCCTCATTTTCTTCCGCAGCCTGTGTCCGGATGCGCTCTGCCTCATAAATAACTGCCTCCTGCGGCTTTCCTGCCTGAGCTGCTCGCTGGATTTCTTCCCGCGTGATACCCGGCGGCCAAATCTGGAACGCCAGTAACCGCCGCTACGCGAGGGCGGTTTTGATCGAATCCACCAGAACCTTGATGCTCTGCCTTGCCACAGGCTCCAGCAAATTCGCCGCGGCCGCAGGTAGCTTCATATTCAGGCTTGATTCGCCCACCCAGTTAACCTGCGTCTGGCCGCCTTTCTCTTCCAGGTCGAATGCCGCGGTCACGGCAATCGGTTCGCCCGCCACGCTGCCGCTGCCCTTGTACGTCGCATGGCTGTGCGGCTGTTCCCCGCTCAGCGCCAGCCGGATCGTGGCCTTCGACTTGATGAAGCCCAGACCAACTTTCACCTGCACGGTGAATTCCCGGTCGTTGTGTATCTCCAGATACTGGAGATTGGGAAACAACGGCGCGAATTTCCTCGGGTCTGTGAGCAGCCCATAGACCGTTTCGCGATTCTTCAACACTTGGAAATTTCCGCTAAATTTGAAGTTCATTCGATTGACTTGGCCGCTTCTCCCGTATGGTTAGAGCTGTTCTTCGAATGGAGCGCCGCCCCGAGGTGGCGCTCCTCATTCACTTTCGCGATTTTTGCAAGGTCCAATTCCCCATCTAGCTCCTCTCATTTCCTCCTCTTGTGATTAACTCAGAAACTAAATCGCAATGAGAATTGAAGCTGACGTGGATTGGCCACGGCCGACGGTGTTCCGTAAACGGGATCGGGCGAACCTTGAAAGTGCAGCGGCCCGCTCCCGCAAACATTTGGCCCTCCAGCCGGGCAGAAGTCCGCAGCACCGTAGACCGTGTTGAAGTACACAATATTCAATGTGTTTAAAACATTGAAGGCCTCGGCACGGAATTGCCCTTTAATCCTTTCAGTCAAGTGGAAACTCCGCGACACTCCCACGTCCACAGTGCGTAACGAGTCGCCTTGGAAAGTACTCCGGCCTTCGAGACCTGCCCTGTCGTTGAGGTTGAAGACATCTCCATTGACATCGGATCCAGCATAAATGTTGAAGTGGTGCGGCGATTGAAGTGTCGTGATCGTGCTGAAGGTAAAATCGCGCAGCAAAACCGGCCACTCGGAAGGTGTCGTGAGCAGGACATTGAGCACTGCCCGATGGCGAACGTCATCGGGCGACAGCGCGCGCTCGGCCCGGAAATTTCCGGTATCCTGCGGGAAAGCGGCGAACGTTGGATTCGCATCATCGTCGATCGTCTTCGAATACGTGTAACTGAAACCGTAGGACAAGTACTTCGCCGTGCGCTTCTGCACGTTCAAGAGCAAGGCGTCGTACTGCGAGTCAAAGCGCGAGTTATATTCGAAGTAAATCGCATAGACCGGATTTCGTTCACCTGGAAATAGCGGCGGTCCAACCGGCGGCGGCGCGGAATAGCCGGGGCACTGAAAACTTCCGCAAGCCTGCATCCAGTTCACGAAGTACATGTTCTTGTACCCCGCGTTGCCCTTGGAGTCGTGCACCAGAACTTGTCCGCTGGGATCCGGCTGGTTCACATTATAGAAATTCCCTAAATGGACGCCCCGGACGTGCAGGAAGGTGACGTTCACCGCGGTATTCTTGATTGGCTCGAAATCTACGCCTAGGCTGGTTTGTAAACCATACGGCTTCTGGGTATTCGCATCCCACCTCGTGACCGTCACCAGTCCCTGGTATCCGCAACCCGCTAGCACCCCTCCCGGGCAAAAGCCCATTGGGGTTCCGTCCGGATACAGGCCTTGCAGCATGGTGCCCAGCGCAATGTTCATGATTTGCGGGGAACTCGCGAAGGCATACAGCTGTGACGGGGCGTTCAGATTGCTTCCGGTGGCCGAGTATTTTGCCTGCCCGCCGCAGCATGTCCCTTGGGGATACAAGCCTTCGGAGAGGATGATGCCGTGATACAGTCCGAAACCTGCGCGAACAACGATCTTTCGCGAAGTCCCGAGATCGTAGGCGAGTCCAATCCGCGGATCAAAGTTCTTGTATTTCGTGTTAAACACTCCCGACGGCCAGGTTTCAAAATCCCAGCGCACTCCGCCATTCAATGTCAGTCGCTTCCCCGCTCGCCATTTATCCTGCACATAGAATCCCTCGTAGGTATGGCTGGGATTCCACTGCACTTGGTTCTTGATGCTATCGGGAAAACTGCTTCCCTGAAAAATCGTAGGATTGAAGCTCGGCTCTGTGTAATTCGGAGCCTGCAGTCTCATGAAGAACAGCACGGATGGCGTCGGCCCTAACCCCGCGTACGCCCCTGTCCCCAGCAATGCGTCCACGCTAGGGAAGTCCGCTTCAAACGGGTACCACAGTACAAACTTCTCATCCGTCTTCACGAAATTGAAATCGCCGCCGAAACTGACCGTATGATGCCCTGAAGTCCAAGTTGCGCTATCTTGCAGCTCAAAGCGCTGCTCTCTGTAATAGTCGGGATTCCCCCGGTTCACCCCGATTGCAAATTCATTCGCTACCTCAAGATGCGGCTGCGTGGTAGCGGTGGGAAAGTCAAAGGAACGCCGCGCAAACTGGCCGCGCAACTCATTTCCCCAGTGTGCCGACAAATTCGTGGCTAGGCTGATGACAAGGGATTGATCCCGGATGAAGTTATGCTTGAACGCCGAGGGAAGATCGAAGCCATTATTAAGTGGCGATAGGTTCGTCATTCGCGCGTCCGTAACGAAATAGCGCGTGTATAGATAGTTTTTTCCAAAATTGTGATCGAAACGGACGAAACCGTTGTCGTTGTTATTCGTGCGCAGCACGTCCAGCCTTGCAGGCTCCGCCGGCAGCCCAAAAATGTTCACCTTCACCTGATTGATCGCGTCGATATTAGCCAGCACGATCTTATTATAAAAGGGTGATTCCCCGCGCCGCTGACCTTCATAGTTCGCCAAGAAAAATGTCTGATCCTTCCGCAGCGGCCCCCCGATGACCGCGCCGAACTGGTTTTGCCGCAACGTGTGCAGTCCGGGCGCATCCAGCAATCCCGTTGCGTCCATTACGTTGTTCCGGAAGTACTCATAGAGCGAGCCGTGCCAGTCGTTCGTCCCGCTTTTCGTAATGATGTTCACAATCCCGGCGTTGGAGCGTCCAAATTCCGCGCTGTAGTCGGTGTTGATCACCCGAAATTCCTGCACCGCCTCCTGCGACGGCGTGGCCCGCTGGTTTTGTGAAGCTGTGGAAATATTGTCAGCCCCGTCTACGGCCACAAAATTAAAGTGAATGCTCTGCCCCGCAAACGAGATATGCGTGCCGGACTCCACCACGGCGTCCGTGGAACCCGATGTCGAATTGCCGATTTGCACTGCCGGGGATAACAGCGTAAAGCTGATGAAGTCACGCCCATTGACCGGCAAATCTGCGATCTGCTTTTCCACGATGACCGAACTCACTTGGGTTTTCGTGGTCTCCACCAGCGGTGATTCGCCGGAAACGGCCACGCTTTCTGCCACCGTCCCCGGCCGAACCGTGAAGTTCAGACTCGCCTCCTGGCCCACTTGCAGTGTTACCTGCGCGTTTTCGACACCAAACCCGGGCTGCTCAGCCCGAATTCGGTACGTACCGGTCGGCAGTCCTGTCAGGGCATAATTGCCATCGGCCGTGGTAAGTGCCGTGCGGGCAAAGCCGGTCGCCACGTTCACCACCGTTACCTTTGCTCCCGTCACAGCCCCCCCGCTCACGTCGTACACATACCCCGTGAGCGTGGCCGTGACGCCTTGCCCGTAACTTTTGACCTGGAGAACGAACAAAGCCAGCAAACTACAGACAACCATGAGGGAAATTGGGCGCAACCGCGTCATGGGCCCCTCCT encodes:
- a CDS encoding hydantoinase/oxoprolinase family protein, whose amino-acid sequence is MSEGTQRMRYIVGIDTGGTFTDCVAIDDAGTVTVGKVPSSTGSSQSVLDALEAVALQLELKLGDFLQQVTVLAHGVTVGLNALLTRRGAKTGLIATVGHGDAILIGRAHQKTAGLGESELTFPARFSKPKPLVPRDRIVEVNERVDYKGAVLVPLAEEEARRAVAKLVAQGVQAIAISLLWSFKMPEHELLLRKLIEQQHPEIFVTVSSELVPVIGEYERTATTVINCYIGPTMLTYFEGLTKQLQAAGLRSAPLIMQSAGGVLTSTQAARTSVRTLNSGPIGGVIAAKHLGELLGLENVITTDMGGTSFDVGLIARGQALYAREPVIDKYNLAIPTIDIRSIGAGGGSIAWVEPDNGVLHVGPDGAGAIPGPACYGKGGARPTVTDADLVLGYLNPDFFLGGRMKLYPEKARQAIREHICAYTKQSVEEAAAAIFRIVNSHMADLIRKSTVEKGYLPSQFSLFLFGGAGPVHGVAFGSDLGARGMVVPAMAAAFSALGIASCDVLQTCSRSDPMPLPVAAGTVNKILDSLRHTAVDGLRSGKLGAGEITVVQLVSMRYRRQIHNEVWLTLPEGTITTEDLERIHEAFKVRYEELYGKGSAYEQAGKEIVTFRVDAYGRTHKPKLIRRVCGDTDSSGAVKHERSIFFQGPGFIPTPVYDYGRLNPGNKVPGPAVIEGPTTTVVIPPQREGYLDGYRNIIVQ
- a CDS encoding NAD(P)/FAD-dependent oxidoreductase encodes the protein MGNAETNRKQAGGKYDVVLVGAGHNGLTCAGYLSKKGLKVAVVEKNAKVGGATATEEFFPGHFSDPYSTVHIYTQFSPAMVDLELARFGLEYIEADPFMFCPYPDGKYLMFYRDLDKTAAEISRLSKHDGQAYSKFIKWALGLRELMSTLSFSEPPPLDQMLSLMKFVDSPEIAAEFVWSTLTSARQVFDHWFESDYVKGALSYWAIQLGLAPSSPGSGLNAGMIARFHKVGCRFPKGGSGMLGVALERAVKHFGGTVFTNNGAKRILLENGRAAGVELSDGTVLQSNIVISSLDPKATFLRLIGREHLDEEFVRKVKRVKSTAVLLTMHVPLDGLPEYACYPSKGPAPCHNGCAVISPSAEYVDQAYMDGAQGKPSHNPTVMMLIHSVLDPTRAPAGKHTMHLAVQNAPYDLANGQHWDQIKDAYAERVFEVVSQYVPNFRKIAKGRHVVTPLDLERRLGLPRGCDFYIDMTLDQMYGLRPMPGLANYRTQFANLYLTGAATHPGGGVTTAPGINTANAVLHDLGMEKIEVGAATRTDE
- a CDS encoding TonB-dependent receptor, giving the protein MTRLRPISLMVVCSLLALFVLQVKSYGQGVTATLTGYVYDVSGGAVTGAKVTVVNVATGFARTALTTADGNYALTGLPTGTYRIRAEQPGFGVENAQVTLQVGQEASLNFTVRPGTVAESVAVSGESPLVETTKTQVSSVIVEKQIADLPVNGRDFISFTLLSPAVQIGNSTSGSTDAVVESGTHISFAGQSIHFNFVAVDGADNISTASQNQRATPSQEAVQEFRVINTDYSAEFGRSNAGIVNIITKSGTNDWHGSLYEYFRNNVMDATGLLDAPGLHTLRQNQFGAVIGGPLRKDQTFFLANYEGQRRGESPFYNKIVLANIDAINQVKVNIFGLPAEPARLDVLRTNNNDNGFVRFDHNFGKNYLYTRYFVTDARMTNLSPLNNGFDLPSAFKHNFIRDQSLVISLATNLSAHWGNELRGQFARRSFDFPTATTQPHLEVANEFAIGVNRGNPDYYREQRFELQDSATWTSGHHTVSFGGDFNFVKTDEKFVLWYPFEADFPSVDALLGTGAYAGLGPTPSVLFFMRLQAPNYTEPSFNPTIFQGSSFPDSIKNQVQWNPSHTYEGFYVQDKWRAGKRLTLNGGVRWDFETWPSGVFNTKYKNFDPRIGLAYDLGTSRKIVVRAGFGLYHGIILSEGLYPQGTCCGGQAKYSATGSNLNAPSQLYAFASSPQIMNIALGTMLQGLYPDGTPMGFCPGGVLAGCGYQGLVTVTRWDANTQKPYGLQTSLGVDFEPIKNTAVNVTFLHVRGVHLGNFYNVNQPDPSGQVLVHDSKGNAGYKNMYFVNWMQACGSFQCPGYSAPPPVGPPLFPGERNPVYAIYFEYNSRFDSQYDALLLNVQKRTAKYLSYGFSYTYSKTIDDDANPTFAAFPQDTGNFRAERALSPDDVRHRAVLNVLLTTPSEWPVLLRDFTFSTITTLQSPHHFNIYAGSDVNGDVFNLNDRAGLEGRSTFQGDSLRTVDVGVSRSFHLTERIKGQFRAEAFNVLNTLNIVYFNTVYGAADFCPAGGPNVCGSGPLHFQGSPDPVYGTPSAVANPRQLQFSLRFSF